A window of the Salvelinus fontinalis isolate EN_2023a chromosome 14, ASM2944872v1, whole genome shotgun sequence genome harbors these coding sequences:
- the gpc1a gene encoding glypican-1 encodes MDFLQALLFFFLSAVPLSADNANSKARSCLDVRQFYSGKGFTLNGVPQTEISGEHLRICPQGYTCCTSAMEETLSNLSRREFEGLVREAGRSLQASLNTQYRSFDTYFTDLLNRSERSLQESFLATLGSLYSKNAPVFQDLYADLRRYYRGSAVNLEETLNDFWARLLERLFKASSLLQYTLTDDYLECVAKQTETLRPFGDVPRDLKPKVTRAFVAARSFVQGLTVSGEVVRKVSQVPLSPECTRAMMKLVYCPHCRGLASVKPCANYCRNVMKGCLANQADLDTEWQNLIDTMLQVASSFSADPSVDVVIYSLPIRISEAILYMQENTEVFTSKVFQACGTPRVADTQSSGSEERKKRVNPASTAMEYKPSPTVGVPLEMQISDVSSKLREMQQYWVQLPAALCNSKVAAGAAGDKCWNGMTKARYLPEVMGDGLASQINNPEVEIDITKPDMTIRQQIMQLKIMTNRLRNALNGNDVDFQDASDDISGSGSGMCTGESCARSGPRVIVPKTDSTRYYNPPENKKVKGTGTQTHPSILLPLLSLATLLLRR; translated from the exons GTGAGCACCTGCGGATCTGTCCCCAGGGGTACACCTGCTGTACCAGTGCCATGGAGGAAACTCTGTCCAACCTGAGTCGCAGGGAGTTTGAGGGGCTGGTCAGAGAGGCAGGACGCTCGCTACAGGCCTCCCTCAACACACAGTACAGGAGCTTCGACA cgtACTTCACAGACCTCTTGAACAGATCCGAGCGTTCCCTTCAAGAGTCCTTCCTGGCCACGCTGGGCTCTCTCTACTCCAAGAACGCTCCTGTGTTCCAGGACCTGTACGCTGACCTGCGTCGCTACTACCGTGGCTCCGCTGTCAACCTGGAGGAGACGCTCAACGACTTCTGGGCACGGCTGCTGGAGCGCCTGTTCAAGGCCTCCTCCCTCCTGCAGTACACCCTCACTGACGACTACCTGGAGTGTGTGGCCAAGCAAACTGAGACCCTGCGGCCCTTTGGGGACGTCCCCCGTGACCTCAAGCCCAAGGTCACCAGGGCCTTCGTGGCGGCGCGGTCATTCGTCCAGGGCTTGACTGTCAGTGGGGAGGTGGTCCGCAAAGTCTCCCAG GTTCCTCTGAGCCCAGAGTGTACCCGTGCTATGATGAAGCTTGTGTACTGCCCCCACTGTAGAGGCCTGGCCTCCGTCAAGCCCTGTGCCAACTACTGCAGAAACGTCATGAAGGGCTGCCTTGCCAACCAGGCCGACCTGGACACCGAGTGGCAGAACCTCATCG ACACCATGCTGCAGGTGGCGTCTAGTTTCAGTGCTGACCCCAGTGTGGACGTGGTAATCTACTCCCTCCCCATCCGCATCTCAGAGGCCATACTCTACATGCAGGAGAACACAGAGGTCTTCACCAGCAAG GTGTTCCAGGCCTGTGGGACCCCCAGGGTGGCAGACACACAGAGCTCAGGGTcggaggagagaaagaagagagtgaACCCTGCCAGCACCGCAATGGAGTACAAACCCAGCCCCACCGTAGGGGTTCCACTGGagatgcag ATATCTGATGTGTCCAGTAAGCTGAGGGAGATGCAGCAGTACTGGGTCCAGCTGCCAGCTGCTCTGTGCAATAGTAAAGTGGCAGCAGGAGCAGCTGGTGACAAGTGCTGGAATGGCATGACCAAGGCCAG GTATCTTCCTGAGGTGATGGGTGACGGCCTGGCCAGCCAGATCAATAACCCAGAGGTGGAAATCGACATCACCAAGCCAGACATGACTATCCGCCAGCAAATCATGCAGCTGAAGATCATGACCAACCGACTGAGGAACGCCCTCAACGGCAACGACGTGGACTTCCAGGATGCCA GTGATGACATCAGCGGTTCAGGAAGTGGAATGTGTACAGGCGAGTCATGTGCTCGAAGCGGACCTCGTGTCATTGTGCCCAAAACAGACAGCACCAGATACTACAATCCTCCTGAGAACAAGAAGGTGAAGGGCACAGGAACCCAGACCcacccctctatcctcctcccccTGCTCTCATTGGCCACACTGCTGCTCAGGCGATAA